The Tripterygium wilfordii isolate XIE 37 chromosome 18, ASM1340144v1, whole genome shotgun sequence nucleotide sequence ACAAAGAAAAGTAACTATTGTTTGGTCAAAATCAGGTCAGATTCTAAGAAATCCAAATGCGCAACACATATCGACagcaaggaaaaacaaagtTAAAGGGGAGAAgctaaaagaacaaaataactAGATGCAATAAAAATTACCATGCCATGGGGGTAACCCAAATAGCTGGTGGCTTCACAGATTTGGAATTTGTTTTGTAAAGTGACTCAATAGTATCATCCTTGAAGTTGAAAATGCCCATGTCATAACCTGAAGGCCATCCACGTTTGTGTAACCCACAAGAACTATCTGTATAATATATCCGGTTTTCTTCATACCCAAAAATGTGAGGATCCGAGAGGGAAAATGACTGACTCAAACCCAAAAACAATGCCACTCCATCTAAATTCTCGACGTCAATCCAACTTGGCTTTGATCCGCCCACTGTATCCAACTTCCATACATAAAAATATTTCGTTTTTAATGAAGACGAAAAATAATGATTATGATCGACCAAATCGTACTTATCAAAACAATTCAGGTCACCATTACCAGGTTGTTCTGCTTGGTTGATCACATGATCTTCTGTATGGAGATCTTTAGGAAATTCTTCCTCATCCTCACTGGAATCATATCCGGTACCACAATATATTTTCCATAATTCTCCTCTTGATTCCACCAAAAAGAAACTACAAAGTAAACATTGCTCCACTTCTATCTTCGTCATTGATGGTTGAGGAGAAGCACGAACGTCACAAATATAAGTCACTGAATTGGATGATACAATGTAGAAGTTTCCCTTGAAATACAAGGCATCCATATAACCCTCCCACGTTTGACGTTGATGGTGAATAGGTGTCCAAACTTTGTCACCAAGCTTGCAAAAAGCCAATCCGCCAAAGAGAACCATGACAAAGCAATCCGAGGCGTCACTAGGATTTTTTGATAATATTGCTTTGTACACGTCCCACTTAGACAGGCGTTCCTCTCTATCGGAAGGCTGCTGCAGGGTAGTTACAGAAGGAAGATCTATGCGACGGTCAGAAAACGGATTCAACAAGTACATGTCCAAGTTGTTTTTTATCATCACAAGCCATCCCTCGTAGGATCCACGACATAGATCTATGTGAGGCACCGGAATTTGGGGCAAACGCTCCCCTTCTTTAGTGATATCCTTGCCAACCGGGAAGCTCAGCAGACGACGAAATTTGCAGGTGACATCACAGTTGATGCCGGGAACCATCAGACAAGGAGAATAAGGAAGGAGACATCTGTTGAGGTAATCCAATATAACATGGCTCCATGATCTGCACACACAACTAAGACGATAGTGATCATCTGGAACTTTGATCAGCTTTCTTGCGATTGTCAATAAGAGATCTGGCGGGAGTTCACTCCAGTCTGCCATGCTTCATCAATCAATAGAGGGATGGACTGAAAGTCTGGAACTCTTAAAGGTATATAGAAGAACTTTTTCTATGCAGTTAAGGATTTGGCAAGTAAAGAGGATTCCAGAGTTCTGTAGAATAACAAAAACTACTGCAAGGCAAACGTGAAGCTTAACGTAACAATATCGACATGGACAACTCACCACACGAGCAAGGAAAACTAATCCTAGTAATATATGTTACGTATGCTGTCATGAAGAAACGGTGCGTTTCATAACATATGCTCCATTGGATATAACAGAAAATAAAGAAGCAGCAggaattcaagtattcaacagTTTGACAGTAACATATCAGGCTCAAATCACGAAAGACACCAACTTTGTGCATAAGAGATGGATTCAGAGCAACAACACATGAGATTTTACCAAATATGCGCATTGACCATGATGATGCTAAAAGAAATACATATGTAATTGACATCCTCAAGAGCGACATCAAGATAAAAGGCAAATACAGAATAAGATTATCATCAAACCCAAATATGAAATTAAGTAAAGAGTGTTGAATTGAAGACTTTGCTAGACGGATTACTATCCCTCAAGATTCCAGACCCTCGATTATAGCGGCTTCGTCGGCGGCGGTCGGCCTCGGCTTTCAGCGACTTGCTAGTGGAAGCCAGAGCCTAGAGGGCTTTGACTTCGAGTTGTCTTTGACAGAGTCCGGTCAAAGATAGAGTTCGTAAGTAACTAAGTATTagatgttttatgttttagccCTTAAATTTCTACTAGGATTGAGTTTGTAGCTTCTAAATATTATAAGTTTCTAACTACACCCCTAAACTATTTCTTGATAGCAAAAACCCCACATGAAGGAcccttttgaaataaaaaacgCATAGTGATTAGGGCGGTAAAAAAAACCGTACAAACCGAACTGACTAATTGATcggttattataaaatatatgataatgataatgagGACTaaccaaaaacccaaaaaaatcgaTTAAACCGTCAATAATCGACTGAATGatcagttaaatttatgttaaaaaataaaaaaactcaaTCGACCCAACCATTTGACACCTCTAATCATGACAGCACTgacattttttcttcttcttttctctgtcAAATTCTATCATGTCCTCATAAAATAAATCTAAGTAGTctctattttatatttatttaaaaatcatgatttttgtaAAATCTTTTGTATATATTATTCCATTTGTGTCACGAATTAACACATtctaattaacaaaaaaaaattgattattcACATTTTAAAGGGAATTAATTAAAACAAgtaattgaattatattgcGTATGCATGTATTACACTGAAATTTGAGTTTCCTACAACTGCAAAGTTGGCATTGACAACCTCCACACCATCTTCATGAAGCAACCAAATCATGTCATAGAATATGAACTCACTATCTAACCCACTAATTGTTAATCAAATAACCAACCATGTGTGATTTATA carries:
- the LOC119983934 gene encoding uncharacterized protein LOC119983934 isoform X2, translating into MADWSELPPDLLLTIARKLIKVPDDHYRLSCVCRSWSHVILDYLNRCLLPYSPCLMVPGINCDVTCKFRRLLSFPVGKDITKEGERLPQIPVPHIDLCRGSYEGWLVMIKNNLDMYLLNPFSDRRIDLPSVTTLQQPSDREERLSKWDVYKAILSKNPSDASDCFVMVLFGGLAFCKLGDKVWTPIHHQRQTWEGYMDALYFKGNFYIVSSNSVTYICDVRASPQPSMTKIEVEQCLLCSFFLVESRGELWKIYCGTGYDSSEDEEEFPKDLHTEDHVINQAEQPVGYSGRIKAKLD
- the LOC119983934 gene encoding uncharacterized protein LOC119983934 isoform X1, with amino-acid sequence MADWSELPPDLLLTIARKLIKVPDDHYRLSCVCRSWSHVILDYLNRCLLPYSPCLMVPGINCDVTCKFRRLLSFPVGKDITKEGERLPQIPVPHIDLCRGSYEGWLVMIKNNLDMYLLNPFSDRRIDLPSVTTLQQPSDREERLSKWDVYKAILSKNPSDASDCFVMVLFGGLAFCKLGDKVWTPIHHQRQTWEGYMDALYFKGNFYIVSSNSVTYICDVRASPQPSMTKIEVEQCLLCSFFLVESRGELWKIYCGTGYDSSEDEEEFPKDLHTEDHVINQAEQPGNGDLNCFDKYDLVDHNHYFSSSLKTKYFYVWKLDTVGGSKPSWIDVENLDGVALFLGLSQSFSLSDPHIFGYEENRIYYTDSSCGLHKRGWPSGYDMGIFNFKDDTIESLYKTNSKSVKPPAIWVTPMA